CTACCTCTTAAAAAGCTTCCATTAACCGAAGTCACCGAGGACAAGAGAGGCACAAGACAATCCGGAAAGAACACTTATTCCAAGGCCAGGAGAAGGACTCTAAACCACATAGATAACAGCGAAACAAACATGAGTCTTCTCAAAGGTGTTAGACCTCTTGAGCTAACCACACATCCCCACAACAAGCACACACAATCGCACCATTGACATCCACTGTTTGCACCGCAGctgaaatcaaaaccaaagAGCCAAACCCACCATCTCTGAGCCGAAAACTGAACCGCAAGAAAGATCTTCACCGGAAACCTGACAAGTCGACTTCACCACGCCAGGCCCCTCCACACTACCGCGCCTTGACTCCAGACGCAGAGCCACCGTTGATGTCGTTCACCTCCGCGAGATAAAGACGAGGGATAGATACTGGACCAGAGCTTAGACAAGGCGGTAGGGGAGAGGACTCGAAGGAGAAGCAAGGAGGCAACAAACTAACGGGAAAGGAGGGGCTTCGGCGACGGCACGGtcgctcacgcgccggccgtACACCGAACCCAAACCAGATCTACTTTATCTCTCTaccttatctctctctctctctctctctgtatagATATTCTTTGTTGATTCTGCAGTCCATTTATAAAAGGcgtaattttgtatatatggCACCGCCAATCtccatatatattaaatgagaagtcACTTTAATGATTTCTAGTGACGTTTCACTTATAGGTGAAGTTTTAagaaattgttataatttgattggtcgattgtttttaatttgtatttatttaaatttgatctAACAATTTAAGGTAAGTCTAAATCATTTAACATTACTTGCTATATAATCTaaagaatattacaaataaaaatttatggcAACTTATTCTCGAAATTATAGAAagattaataatgttttatttattactttaatatttataaactataaaatataatgaacgaatttttatataatataattataatagttttatactgTACTTGATTAATTGtattcaaatataattatataataactattttaaaatattacaaaatccaaacatgtttattaatatgatttttaaattatttatcgtTTTTTACAGAATAAatttatcagatttttaaaataatttataaaatgttataaattatttataaaaatattattcctACTATATATTGATTGAGAAGTCACATAAGTGATTTTATATCACGTGTCGATCATAAATGAACTCTtcaaattgttataatttgattggccggtgatttttaattttatttattataattatatctaaaagGAAAGGATAATTCAATTATCACTTTCCAAATaatctataaaatattataaataattatttatggtaactaattgttgAAACTATGAAAGAGTAATAATGtgatcaaatttttatatatttataaataacataaaaaaaaaattatttgaattgatataatgattttatatccGTATAGAAAGCCttgtatttgtatataaattatcataataACTACTAATGTCTAATAATTTCCATGCATGctttgtaaatcatttataaaattataaatacaattatattgGTGTATCagatgtttaaattattttaagagGTTCTAAGTCATTTATAgaaacttatatattaatttataaaatgtattttgaaaatttattttatatcaaatgagaACTCACTTAAGTAATTTTTGCCTAGGTGTCTTTGAGTTTTAgaaaaactattataatataattcgttaatatattttatatttttatttattttatgagtaAGAAAATCACTTATAAGACCAATTTTTATCAGTATCCAaaggataaaaatatattgcatAAACTAATTTATGGTAATTAtgtgatttatataaaatatatgtaatgctcataaaatcattttattactcaagtatttataaacaatataatatatttcaaaagtaatttatataattgatatagTAGTTTTATATTCCTATGTAGTTGAATATGAATATGTAGAGAATGTGTAACAATCATATTGTTTTATCTTAATAAAAGCCATATGACTTTAgctacaaattatttaaaaatcaaatgtcTCAATACTACATACATTCAAAactcatttttattaaaaaactgaattatgaatattatatataactaattttagtaaaaaataaataaaagatgtcaacagatatttaaaatagtcaTAATCatctttttcaaaataattattctttaaaaatatttaacagtaAACACATATACAATTTTTAATGAtgaaaaaatatcttaatttgacaaactataataaatatattgttacaaaacattcaaactcaaaaaattGTGGGCATCCACCTAgtataacataaatataatgtCCTGGagttgtgtatttttttttttgcaaattctAATCAGTTATTTGGACAAAAACAtatgcgagagagagagagggcgACGATAGAGGCGATTAGGGTTCGGTATGATTTCGTTGAAGTGGGATCCATGAATCGATTGGGGATGGCGAATCGGGTTTCTCGGTGATGATGGGGAGAATCAGAGTGAGATTACTAGGGGATCTTTTTCATATCAATGGAGGATTGTGAGGGTTCAAATGGGGAAAGATGGTGACGAAGGGGCGAGTAAGGGTGAGGTTAAGAGGGGATCTCTAGGCAGTCGCAGAGGGATGGCGATGATACAAAGAATGGAAAGTTTTGGGATTTACGACAGCCTGGCTCCGCTGGCGATTTGGATTCCGATCATCTTCTGTATCATTAGGCAATCGTTGGGATATCAAGGTATTTATTTTGCTATTTTATCTTTTACAAACTGGGAAATGGGTTTGGTTGGATTTGGAAACTTGAGGATATGGAGAAATCGATATGGTTATGGTGATTTTGGGATGAGATTTgtgaaaatcttgtttaattACTCTCATATCATCGAGGATTCTAAACGGAGGAGTGAGATGAAGTTGTGTGTGTACTATAAAGACTCAATTGACGCGAGAACATTTTTCATTACGgtcaaatttttttaactttcattCGTTATTTACAGAGCAGTATCGAGTTTAACTTGGTTCACTATGACACAGGGTCATTTGATTGGGAACTTGGGGGATACAAGGAACGGAGAGGGAACTCGGAAGAGACTCAAGATTACGGTGGCTCACTTTGACAATTCTGATCTCATCAAATCGTGTTCCAAGATTTTGGTCGGACGGTGCATGAATCCTCCGGCACAGGAGATGAAGGCTCTCCTATCCAATCTCCCGAAAATCTGGAACCTTGTGGATCGGGTGGTAGGCAAAGATTTGGGGATGGGTAAATTTCAGTTCGAGTTTGAGAAGGAGGAGGATATTGATGGTGTCTTAAAGCTTCAACCATATCATTTCGATTATTGGATGTTAGCTTTGGCAAAGTGGCAACCGAAGAGGTCACCAAACTACCCATCGGAGATACCGTTTTTGGGTTCGGGTTTTGGGAGTCTCGAAGGAGTTCAGGACCATCCCAACATTTGAAAAAATTGGAGAGGCTATTGGAAGGGTGATCGAGGTAGATTTGGAGCTGATGCGAGTATTGGTGGTGGTGGATACCTTCAAGGAACTCTGTTTTGAAACCTCTGTTGACTTCACTGGTGGAGAATTCTATGAAGGGGAGGAAGTACCTATTTTACTGCGGTACGAGAAGTTGTTCGGATACTGTGAGGCTTGTGGTAGTCTCTGTCATCAAGAGGCAAAATGCCCATTGATGAAAGGGTTCAAGCAGCATCCTGAGAGGAAGATGGAGATCAGTGAGGGTAGTGGAGGATGGCATGAAGGGAACAAGCACGACGATAGGGCTAGAAGCTTCAAAGGGGTGGTGATTAATGGTAATGGGGCGCAACAGAATCGTGAAAGGGATACAAAGGATTACTATGGTAAGGGGAAGGGTAAAATGTTTGAGGAAACATATTCTAAGTGGGTTCGAGTTGCTGATAGAAGTAACAGGAAACCTTCTGGATATAAAGGCAATGCTAGAGGAAATGGGGAGGAGACGAGGAACAGAACAGTGCAACGGGATGAGGAGAATTTCCTTGATCAGGAAGGGAAGAAAAAAGAGACTCCTAGACAACAAATTTGGTCGCAGGAAGAGGCACAAGAGGAAGGAGAGATTAGGACTGAGAGGGACGACAATCAGCTCCCTCCATCTCAAGGCGTTCAAAGGCAGTTAACTGAAACGCAGGCGATGGGAGCTGAGGTCGTTTCGGACCCTAAAGACACGGAGAATGGACTCAAGCAGCTTCAGGGGTTAGTAGAGGGACAGTTGAAGATAAGGGAGGATGAGGTGATGGATTGGGATGACCTAGAAGCAGCGGATGAGCTCCCGGATCTTACTGAAGAGGAAATGGCAGCGATGAACCTAGAGCTTGAGGAAAATGCCGTGCTTGATGACGTGGACGAGCAACCGGTGAATGAGGAGGCAAAAGGGCAACAAGCAGAGATGGAGGCGACAGCAGAAACGAAACAGGCGACGAAGAAAAGACTGTTCAAATCTACTCTCAGCACGGCAGCGAGCACAAAGATGAGAAGCGCCAAAGGCCTTGCTTCACCTCGCAAGCGAGCTCCGGTGAAGGCAGGAACGCGTACGGGGGACAACAGGCACCAGCAGGAGAGTAAGGCTGCTTCACTCTTGCTTGCGGTCCATCAGAAACCATAGTCTTATGGATACAGTAGCCATTATTAAGAAGATTCATCAGCAGTATGGGGATCTTGTTGTGGGGTGTTGctttaagtttttaataaacTCTATGAGcaagcttttattttttgggttaAATGGGGAAGCTGTTATTGGTCTTCGtggcttttgttttttttggttatttgttgtttttttctggtttttt
The Raphanus sativus cultivar WK10039 chromosome 1, ASM80110v3, whole genome shotgun sequence DNA segment above includes these coding regions:
- the LOC130511941 gene encoding uncharacterized protein LOC130511941, producing MRVLVVVDTFKELCFETSVDFTGGEFYEGEEVPILLRYEKLFGYCEACGSLCHQEAKCPLMKGFKQHPERKMEISEGSGGWHEGNKHDDRARSFKGVVINGNGAQQNRERDTKDYYGKGKGKMFEETYSKWVRVADRSNRKPSGYKGNARGNGEETRNRTVQRDEENFLDQEGKKKETPRQQIWSQEEAQEEGEIRTERDDNQLPPSQGVQRQLTETQAMGAEVVSDPKDTENGLKQLQGLVEGQLKIREDEVMDWDDLEAADELPDLTEEEMAAMNLELEENAVLDDVDEQPVNEEAKGQQAEMEATAETKQATKKRLFKSTLSTAASTKMRSAKGLASPRKRAPVKAGTRTGDNRHQQESKAASLLLAVHQKP